The following proteins are co-located in the Paenibacillus sp. FSL H8-0079 genome:
- a CDS encoding multi antimicrobial extrusion protein MatE: MSSSESLSWRRLFSFFVPLGISASLVTISHVIINSTLARSAHPETVIASYAIAGSLLTLTERPSTLLRQTCSALVRDRLSFQALTFVTKIFLACVLLIGFLIVYSPVGTGVFKYLFGVSPDLLTKVIDVYEILMYVSIFSVIRNIYQGIIITNNRTKWLTIGMVFRLAGMYGLSLYFIYTDSIDSGRVGAIIFAAGMMIEALVSFLEGNSIKRKMPAKLEDHPVESKGDVFRFYKPLLLSSFVALFIGPVINIVLGKTTGIALAISSFAIASSLMQLMLSFFTYIHQIVLNFYLVDAKLVRKFALVTGFIPFAMMVSIAYTPLGPWVLENVMSVQGELLKQSLWTLRAFVLFPLIFPFLDFSNGLILLRGQTKTMFRSQTANAICTVIVLLILVSIFPAWNGMIGAVAQSLGLLAELIIVWLVIRRTQQEPTMSVPKAGKSSSLKG; encoded by the coding sequence ATGTCGTCAAGTGAATCACTTTCGTGGAGACGGTTATTTTCTTTTTTTGTGCCACTTGGCATTTCCGCCTCTCTCGTCACCATTTCTCACGTCATTATAAACAGCACATTAGCACGTTCCGCTCATCCCGAGACGGTTATTGCCAGCTATGCTATTGCCGGTAGCTTGTTAACCCTCACGGAACGCCCCTCCACCCTGCTGCGGCAAACCTGTTCCGCACTGGTTCGCGATCGTCTTTCCTTTCAGGCCCTCACGTTTGTGACCAAAATATTTCTTGCCTGTGTGCTTCTCATCGGTTTTCTCATCGTTTATTCCCCCGTGGGTACCGGGGTATTCAAATACCTGTTTGGTGTAAGTCCGGACTTGCTGACCAAAGTCATCGACGTATATGAAATTCTCATGTATGTGAGTATCTTTTCAGTAATCCGCAACATCTATCAGGGGATCATCATTACGAATAACCGAACCAAGTGGTTAACGATCGGCATGGTATTCCGTTTAGCCGGCATGTATGGTCTATCCCTGTATTTCATATATACAGACAGCATTGACAGTGGACGTGTAGGCGCTATCATTTTTGCTGCAGGCATGATGATTGAAGCGCTGGTCAGCTTTCTGGAGGGAAACAGCATCAAGCGCAAGATGCCAGCCAAGCTTGAGGATCATCCCGTCGAGAGCAAGGGAGACGTATTTCGCTTTTATAAGCCGCTACTGCTATCCAGCTTTGTAGCCCTGTTTATAGGACCGGTCATTAACATCGTTCTTGGCAAAACGACCGGAATCGCACTAGCCATTTCGTCCTTTGCCATAGCAAGCAGTCTGATGCAGTTGATGCTAAGCTTCTTTACATACATCCATCAGATCGTGCTTAATTTCTACCTTGTGGACGCCAAACTGGTACGAAAATTCGCGCTTGTCACCGGATTTATTCCGTTTGCGATGATGGTGTCGATTGCCTATACCCCCTTGGGACCATGGGTACTCGAAAATGTTATGAGCGTTCAGGGCGAACTGTTGAAACAAAGTCTCTGGACCCTGCGTGCGTTCGTCTTATTTCCGCTGATCTTCCCTTTTCTGGATTTCAGCAATGGCCTCATTCTGCTTCGCGGTCAGACGAAAACAATGTTTCGTTCGCAAACCGCGAATGCAATCTGCACGGTAATCGTGCTGCTTATACTGGTTAGTATCTTCCCTGCGTGGAACGGCATGATTGGAGCTGTTGCCCAATCCCTTGGCCTGCTCGCCGAACTTATCATTGTCTGGCTTGTCATCCGGCGCACGCAGCAAGAACCTACCATGTCCGTGCCGAAAGCTGGTAAATCATCATCCCTGAAAGGGTAA
- a CDS encoding putative glycoside hydrolase: protein MNMFWALLAMAFGGFGGAPAVADQGNPQFQSLTNSFNTAIIQSQKDQVVIDADNPPAKIDPQPDAPVVKGIYVTAYSAGGTRMKELLELTDSTELNAMVIDIKDDLGYITYPTENKALQKMGKSQPFIRDIDALMKRLQKHEVYPIARVVVFKDTILAKKNPELSFRNKDGSVWANGKGDSFVNPYSKEVWDYNIEIAKEAAKLGFKEIQFDYVRFPEGFETRADVLKYTKSDKSRVDIVAEFVQYARKELAPLGVRVSVDIFGYAASVPAAEGIGQDFVKISENVDVISPMVYPSHYSTGWYGVKDPDKDPYTTIKGSMEDTHKKLDPTKELKPVIRPWIQDFTASWLGSGHYIKYGKKQVEDQIRAMKDMDVDQYLLWNASNRYTSGVDYK, encoded by the coding sequence ATGAACATGTTTTGGGCTTTACTGGCTATGGCCTTTGGAGGCTTTGGTGGTGCCCCGGCAGTGGCAGATCAGGGAAATCCTCAATTCCAATCGTTAACCAACAGTTTTAACACCGCAATTATCCAATCTCAAAAAGATCAGGTTGTTATTGATGCCGATAATCCACCTGCTAAAATTGACCCACAACCTGATGCCCCCGTGGTCAAAGGTATCTATGTAACGGCCTACAGTGCCGGCGGCACACGTATGAAAGAATTGCTGGAGCTGACAGACAGTACGGAACTGAATGCCATGGTCATTGATATCAAAGACGATCTCGGATACATAACTTATCCCACAGAAAACAAAGCACTACAGAAAATGGGCAAGTCCCAACCTTTTATTCGGGATATCGATGCCTTGATGAAACGATTACAAAAACATGAGGTTTACCCAATCGCACGTGTCGTTGTATTCAAAGACACCATTCTTGCGAAGAAGAATCCGGAGCTTTCTTTCCGAAACAAGGATGGTTCGGTTTGGGCGAATGGCAAAGGCGACAGCTTCGTAAATCCATACAGCAAGGAAGTATGGGACTATAATATCGAGATTGCCAAGGAAGCGGCCAAACTGGGATTCAAAGAGATTCAGTTTGACTACGTCCGTTTCCCGGAAGGTTTCGAAACTCGTGCGGATGTACTGAAATATACCAAATCCGACAAGTCCCGAGTTGATATTGTGGCTGAATTCGTGCAATATGCACGCAAAGAACTGGCACCTCTAGGTGTTCGTGTCTCGGTAGATATCTTCGGTTATGCGGCTTCTGTACCTGCGGCTGAAGGTATTGGACAGGATTTTGTTAAAATATCCGAAAATGTGGATGTGATCTCACCAATGGTATACCCGAGTCACTATTCAACTGGCTGGTATGGGGTGAAGGACCCTGACAAAGATCCTTACACGACCATCAAAGGCTCGATGGAAGACACACACAAGAAACTGGACCCTACCAAGGAGCTCAAACCGGTCATTCGTCCCTGGATTCAGGATTTTACAGCAAGCTGGCTGGGCAGTGGACATTATATCAAGTATGGCAAGAAGCAAGTGGAAGACCAGATTAGAGCGATGAAAGACATGGATGTGGATCAATATCTGCTCTGGAATGCGTCCAACCGATACACTTCAGGTGTAGATTATAAGTAA
- a CDS encoding tetraprenyl-beta-curcumene synthase family protein: MSQSNRKRHQYPRGPLALMRGVYKYTIPETRKALNGWRTQAEEIPNEELRTQALASLKDKQFHCEGGTVYALADLSNRHILIPLIVSYQTISDYLDNLCDRSTSMDPDDFRLLHQSMLDAVDPEAIPVNYYALREEQDDGGYLRNLVTTCQELTRQLPGYASAKPQIQDLAGLYTDLQVYKHIKPELRETALLEWWSEHRHRTPQFRWNEFAAATGSTLGVFMLFLAASDDQLTEEQAASIHTAYFPHVCALHIMLDYLIDQDEDRIGGDLNFCNYYENVETMLDRIAFIVEMARSDVQKIPGSSFHRMIIEGLIAIYLSDPKVSEQQEVRVVSKRLMKNSPMTRIFFFIFSRWIRKNM; this comes from the coding sequence TTGAGCCAATCAAATCGAAAACGTCATCAATATCCGCGTGGACCGTTGGCATTGATGAGAGGGGTGTACAAATACACCATTCCGGAAACACGGAAGGCACTGAATGGATGGCGTACCCAAGCTGAGGAAATTCCGAATGAGGAATTACGTACTCAGGCACTTGCCAGTCTGAAGGATAAACAGTTTCACTGTGAAGGCGGAACCGTCTACGCTTTAGCTGATTTGTCTAACAGACACATTCTGATTCCGCTGATCGTTTCATATCAAACTATTAGTGATTATTTGGACAATCTGTGCGACCGCAGCACCTCGATGGACCCGGATGACTTTCGTCTTCTCCATCAATCCATGCTTGATGCGGTAGATCCCGAAGCGATTCCCGTCAATTATTATGCCCTCCGTGAGGAGCAGGATGACGGTGGATATCTGCGGAATCTGGTGACCACATGTCAGGAACTGACCCGTCAGTTACCAGGCTATGCGTCCGCCAAGCCCCAAATTCAGGATCTGGCAGGCCTATACACGGACCTGCAGGTATATAAGCATATCAAGCCGGAACTGAGAGAAACGGCACTGCTCGAATGGTGGTCGGAGCATCGTCATCGCACACCTCAGTTTCGTTGGAACGAATTTGCTGCTGCAACTGGCTCTACACTGGGCGTATTCATGCTGTTTCTGGCTGCGAGTGACGATCAGTTGACTGAAGAGCAAGCGGCCTCGATCCACACGGCCTATTTCCCACATGTATGCGCATTGCACATTATGCTCGATTACTTAATTGATCAGGATGAGGACCGCATCGGGGGAGATCTCAACTTCTGCAACTATTATGAGAATGTAGAGACAATGCTGGACCGAATTGCTTTTATTGTGGAGATGGCACGCAGCGATGTGCAGAAGATTCCGGGAAGCTCCTTTCACCGGATGATCATCGAAGGACTAATTGCCATTTACCTGTCTGATCCCAAAGTCAGCGAACAGCAGGAAGTTCGCGTCGTGTCCAAACGTCTGATGAAGAATAGTCCAATGACAAGAATATTTTTCTTCATTTTTAGTCGCTGGATACGGAAAAATATGTAA
- a CDS encoding cold shock domain-containing protein produces MKGTVKWFNAEKGYGFISVEGGEDVFVHFSAIQGDGFKTLEEGQAVEFEITDGNRGPQAANVNKL; encoded by the coding sequence TTGAAAGGTACAGTTAAATGGTTTAACGCAGAAAAAGGCTATGGCTTTATTTCAGTTGAAGGCGGCGAGGACGTATTCGTACATTTCTCCGCAATCCAAGGAGACGGCTTCAAAACATTGGAAGAAGGTCAAGCGGTAGAATTCGAAATCACTGATGGAAACCGTGGTCCTCAAGCAGCTAACGTAAACAAACTGTAA
- the pepF gene encoding oligoendopeptidase F produces the protein MSQLLKRSEVPAEHSWKLEDLFADQNAWDQEYEEVSSLTKKASEFQGKLGQPDVLKSCFEFEDEISLKIERLFVYARMHQDEDTANPTYQNLSQKAQKLGVRVGEALSFVTPEILSLPDDELDAFIANEKLSAFTFTLEEMKREKAHVLSQTEEALLAQVGNLSQAPQTIFSMLNNADLKFPRIKDEHGNEVELTHGSYIQFLENPNREVRERAFKAVYETYAKQKNTIAAALNANVTKNMFYANVRKYPSVMEMSLYGDNIPTDVYTNLVDTIHESLPLLHRYMDLRKKLLGVDQLHMYDLFAPLVDEYKMDITYEEAKQTVKDGLTPLGKDYADALQTGYDNRWIDIYENENKRSGAYAWGAYGTHPYVLLNHKDNLNSMFTLAHEMGHALHSHYSDTTLPYRDAQYTIFLAEVASTTNEALLMDYLLNKSTDPKEKLYLLTYYADQFRTTVFRQTMFAEFEKIIHERAEQGDALTPQLLSEIYYDLNVKYHGKDMVVDKDIEMEWARIPHFYNSFYVYKYATGFSAATSFSKQILEEGQPAVDRYLGFLKSGGSDYSINILKKAGVDMSTPQPIREAMSVFKELIEQMEQLTK, from the coding sequence ATGAGTCAATTATTGAAACGTTCCGAGGTGCCAGCCGAACATAGCTGGAAACTGGAAGATTTATTTGCCGATCAGAACGCCTGGGATCAGGAATATGAAGAAGTATCGTCTTTGACCAAGAAGGCCTCCGAATTTCAAGGCAAACTGGGTCAACCTGATGTACTCAAATCTTGCTTCGAATTTGAAGATGAGATCAGCCTCAAAATAGAACGCCTCTTTGTGTATGCACGTATGCATCAAGATGAAGACACAGCGAATCCTACATATCAAAACCTGTCCCAAAAAGCCCAGAAATTAGGCGTACGGGTTGGTGAAGCACTTTCTTTTGTCACACCGGAGATTCTCTCCCTTCCTGACGATGAGTTGGACGCGTTCATTGCGAACGAAAAACTCTCTGCTTTTACATTTACGCTGGAAGAGATGAAACGGGAAAAAGCCCACGTTCTTAGCCAAACCGAAGAGGCTTTGCTTGCTCAGGTAGGCAACCTTTCACAAGCACCACAGACGATCTTTAGCATGCTGAATAACGCCGATCTCAAGTTTCCAAGAATCAAGGATGAACATGGTAATGAAGTTGAGCTGACACACGGTAGCTACATTCAGTTCTTGGAGAATCCTAATCGCGAAGTTCGCGAACGTGCCTTCAAAGCGGTATACGAAACCTATGCCAAACAGAAGAATACAATTGCGGCTGCCTTGAATGCAAATGTAACCAAAAATATGTTCTACGCTAATGTTCGGAAGTACCCTTCCGTAATGGAAATGTCCCTCTACGGAGATAACATTCCAACGGATGTGTATACGAATCTGGTAGATACCATTCACGAGAGCCTTCCGTTATTGCACCGTTATATGGACCTGCGTAAAAAGTTGCTTGGTGTGGATCAATTGCACATGTATGACCTGTTCGCTCCGCTCGTAGACGAGTACAAAATGGATATTACCTATGAGGAAGCGAAACAAACCGTCAAAGATGGCCTGACACCACTCGGCAAGGACTATGCAGACGCATTGCAGACTGGATATGATAACCGTTGGATCGATATATATGAGAATGAAAATAAACGTTCTGGCGCATATGCCTGGGGCGCTTACGGCACTCACCCATATGTCTTGTTGAATCACAAAGATAACCTGAACAGCATGTTTACACTGGCACATGAAATGGGTCACGCTCTTCACTCACATTACTCGGACACAACACTTCCGTATCGTGATGCACAGTACACCATCTTCCTGGCCGAAGTTGCATCTACAACCAACGAAGCGTTGCTCATGGATTATCTGCTTAACAAATCAACAGATCCGAAGGAAAAGTTGTATCTGCTGACCTATTATGCCGATCAATTCCGTACAACAGTATTCCGTCAAACCATGTTTGCTGAATTCGAGAAAATCATTCATGAACGTGCGGAACAAGGTGACGCATTAACACCACAATTGTTATCCGAGATCTATTATGATCTGAACGTTAAATATCACGGTAAAGACATGGTTGTCGACAAAGATATCGAAATGGAATGGGCTCGTATTCCCCACTTCTATAACAGCTTCTACGTTTACAAATATGCTACAGGCTTCTCCGCAGCGACCAGCTTCTCCAAGCAAATCCTGGAAGAGGGCCAACCAGCTGTTGACCGTTATCTTGGCTTCCTGAAGAGCGGTGGCAGTGATTACTCCATCAACATTCTGAAAAAAGCAGGTGTGGATATGTCTACACCACAGCCGATTCGTGAAGCTATGAGTGTCTTCAAGGAACTGATTGAACAGATGGAGCAACTAACCAAATAA
- the pfkA gene encoding 6-phosphofructokinase: MTAVKKIAVLTSGGDSQGMNAAVRAVVRSGLFHGLEVYGVQRGYQGLLNNDIFPMDLRSVGDIIQRGGTVLQSARCKEFYTAEGQQKGADILRARGIDGLVVIGGDGSYNGANKLSKLGINTMGLPGTIDNDVSFTDHTIGFDTAVSVVVDAVNKLRDTMSSHERSSIVEVMGRHCGDIALHAGLASGAETILVPEVPFDMDEVADRMKANFAHGKRHSIIIVAEGVGKGEDVAKELMERCPTYEPRVTVLGHIQRGGTPTPFDRNLASRLGDFAVRSLIAGETDKGCGIIKGELTLTDIDKVVNTKKDFDMETYELAQRLSQ, from the coding sequence ATGACAGCAGTAAAGAAAATCGCAGTATTAACGAGCGGTGGTGATTCACAGGGGATGAACGCGGCTGTTCGTGCGGTTGTTCGCAGTGGACTGTTTCACGGTCTCGAAGTATACGGAGTTCAACGTGGATACCAGGGTCTTTTGAATAATGACATTTTCCCAATGGATCTGCGGAGTGTAGGGGATATCATTCAACGTGGGGGGACGGTTCTTCAATCGGCACGTTGCAAAGAGTTCTACACCGCTGAAGGTCAGCAAAAAGGGGCGGACATTCTGCGTGCGCGTGGCATTGACGGTCTGGTTGTTATCGGTGGAGATGGTTCATACAACGGAGCGAACAAACTGAGCAAACTGGGCATTAACACCATGGGTCTGCCAGGAACGATCGATAACGATGTTTCATTCACCGACCATACTATTGGATTTGATACAGCTGTAAGCGTAGTGGTTGATGCAGTGAACAAATTGCGTGATACGATGTCTTCACACGAACGTTCTTCCATCGTTGAAGTTATGGGTCGTCACTGTGGGGATATCGCCCTGCATGCAGGACTTGCTTCGGGTGCTGAGACGATTCTTGTGCCGGAAGTTCCGTTTGACATGGACGAAGTGGCAGATCGTATGAAAGCTAACTTCGCACACGGCAAACGTCACAGTATTATCATCGTTGCTGAAGGCGTGGGCAAGGGTGAGGATGTAGCGAAAGAACTGATGGAACGTTGCCCGACGTATGAGCCGCGTGTAACCGTTCTGGGTCACATTCAGCGTGGGGGTACACCAACACCTTTCGACCGTAACCTGGCAAGTCGTCTGGGCGATTTCGCTGTTCGCAGTCTGATTGCAGGCGAGACAGACAAAGGTTGTGGCATTATCAAGGGTGAGCTTACCCTGACGGATATCGATAAAGTGGTTAACACGAAAAAAGATTTCGATATGGAGACTTACGAGCTTGCACAACGTTTGTCCCAATAA
- a CDS encoding lipopolysaccharide assembly protein LapA domain-containing protein, whose product MKMQWALIAGLVFALLTGIFAVINVDSVQVNLLFNTVQIPLILLILGCTLIGGIIVGSYGIYRQYRLQRENKQLKLRVSELESSATSKSTLDSFKSMDSLDSNESDSLLENDSIQSQRKGNPTGTL is encoded by the coding sequence ATGAAAATGCAATGGGCACTCATAGCAGGTCTTGTTTTTGCACTGCTCACGGGGATCTTTGCGGTCATTAATGTGGATTCCGTACAAGTTAACCTGTTATTTAACACGGTACAAATTCCGCTGATCTTGCTCATTCTCGGTTGTACACTGATCGGTGGAATTATTGTAGGTTCATATGGCATTTATCGCCAATACCGACTGCAACGCGAGAACAAGCAATTGAAATTGCGTGTATCTGAATTGGAAAGTTCCGCGACAAGCAAATCTACGTTGGATTCTTTCAAATCGATGGATTCGCTTGACTCAAATGAATCCGACAGCCTATTGGAGAATGATTCGATCCAGAGTCAGCGCAAAGGAAACCCTACGGGGACATTGTAA
- a CDS encoding MFS transporter, with translation MKLSHNARPDQNWLRALMFTIFGSTVLVVSYFQLYFSHLGFSRAEIGYLYGIGPLISVFSNMFWSMASDRYQTVRKVMIILLGGQLITGIMLANATTFGQVFVLVTLFYFFYYPVYPLSDTMAITTASKYGRNFTSIRVFGSIGYAFFALSIGYFLGSFGPGWTIWLCVGLAATTLLISFQLKDQPSGSSSKMDLSGLWAILKRRDVLTFFGCVFLLAMGHRMNEAFLTITLKELGASEGLIGWSLLISSVSEIPIFLLLSKYGNRYKELPLIAFAALMYTVRLLLMSVSDTPAAVVAIQTMHSVTFGIFYVTAVRYIIRLVPDSYRATGMALFTIVWSSASGLLSGTLGGLLLEHAGRQTFYLTAMAFSLAALIGFGLKLWSSMTNRAS, from the coding sequence ATGAAATTAAGTCACAACGCCCGCCCAGATCAGAACTGGCTGCGGGCTCTCATGTTCACAATCTTCGGTTCCACCGTTCTGGTGGTATCCTACTTCCAGCTGTACTTCAGTCATCTGGGCTTCAGTCGGGCTGAGATCGGTTATCTCTACGGGATCGGCCCCCTCATCTCTGTTTTCTCCAATATGTTCTGGAGCATGGCCAGCGACCGTTACCAGACGGTGCGCAAAGTGATGATCATTCTGCTTGGTGGTCAATTGATCACAGGTATCATGCTCGCCAATGCGACGACTTTTGGTCAGGTATTTGTACTCGTGACCCTGTTTTACTTTTTCTATTATCCGGTCTATCCACTCTCCGATACGATGGCTATTACAACAGCCAGCAAGTATGGTCGAAACTTCACTTCCATTCGAGTCTTCGGATCGATCGGGTATGCCTTCTTCGCATTAAGTATCGGGTATTTCCTTGGATCTTTTGGTCCAGGATGGACGATCTGGCTTTGTGTCGGTCTCGCTGCCACTACTCTTCTAATCAGTTTTCAATTGAAGGATCAGCCTTCGGGAAGCAGTAGCAAAATGGATCTTTCGGGGCTATGGGCTATTTTGAAACGCAGAGATGTGCTCACCTTTTTTGGCTGTGTATTTTTGCTAGCCATGGGACATCGGATGAACGAGGCTTTTCTTACCATCACGCTGAAAGAGCTCGGTGCCAGTGAGGGGCTGATCGGCTGGTCTTTACTCATCTCTTCCGTAAGTGAAATTCCCATTTTCCTGCTACTCAGCAAATATGGAAACCGTTATAAAGAACTGCCGCTTATTGCTTTTGCAGCACTGATGTATACGGTTCGTTTACTTCTCATGTCCGTCTCCGATACACCTGCAGCTGTCGTTGCCATTCAGACGATGCACAGCGTTACCTTCGGTATTTTCTACGTTACGGCGGTCCGCTACATCATTCGCCTTGTTCCAGACAGCTACAGAGCTACGGGTATGGCTTTGTTCACCATCGTGTGGTCCAGTGCTTCAGGACTGCTAAGTGGTACGTTGGGCGGACTGCTACTGGAACATGCAGGCAGACAAACCTTCTATCTCACCGCGATGGCTTTCTCTCTGGCTGCCCTGATCGGTTTCGGATTGAAGTTATGGTCCAGCATGACCAATCGTGCATCTTGA
- a CDS encoding M42 family metallopeptidase, with product MSFTIDESYVLSFLKKLLDTPSPSGYTHHIIEMIRKEAESLGIACELNNKGGAVLTLPGQDSSKTIALSAHVDTLGAMVRSITSYGTLKLTSVGGFSMQSIENEYCTIHTRDGKTYTGTILSLHPSVHVYPDARTFERTESHMEVRIDEVVSSKEDVLKLGVAVGDFISFDARAVITPSGYIKSRHLDDKASVAALFGILESAHREGWKPLHNVSLLISNYEEVGHGASYIPAEISEMIAVDMGAIGDDLSCKETDVSICAKDSSGPYDYDMTSRLIELAKQDGMDYVVDIYPHYGSDGSAALRGGNNIRAALIGPGVHASHSMERTHKDAVLNTARLLAAYITTK from the coding sequence ATGAGTTTTACGATTGATGAATCTTACGTTCTATCTTTTCTGAAAAAATTGCTGGACACACCAAGTCCAAGTGGTTACACACATCATATTATCGAGATGATCCGCAAGGAAGCAGAATCACTGGGCATCGCCTGTGAGCTGAATAACAAGGGCGGTGCAGTGCTTACATTGCCAGGGCAGGATTCGTCCAAGACGATTGCTTTGAGCGCCCACGTGGATACGCTAGGGGCCATGGTGCGCTCCATTACATCTTACGGCACATTGAAACTGACCTCTGTTGGTGGATTTTCCATGCAAAGTATCGAAAACGAATATTGCACCATCCACACTCGGGATGGAAAGACATATACAGGCACCATTCTCTCCCTTCACCCATCTGTACACGTCTATCCGGACGCACGCACCTTTGAACGGACCGAGAGCCATATGGAAGTTCGAATCGATGAAGTCGTCTCTTCCAAGGAAGATGTGTTGAAACTTGGGGTCGCTGTTGGTGATTTTATCTCCTTCGATGCTCGTGCAGTCATCACGCCGAGTGGTTATATCAAATCACGTCATCTGGACGACAAAGCCAGTGTGGCTGCCCTCTTCGGTATCCTTGAGTCTGCTCATCGCGAAGGCTGGAAACCATTACATAACGTCTCTCTGCTCATCTCTAACTATGAAGAAGTCGGGCATGGCGCATCGTATATCCCTGCGGAAATCAGTGAAATGATCGCTGTTGACATGGGAGCCATCGGTGATGACCTCAGTTGTAAAGAAACCGACGTTTCTATATGTGCCAAAGATTCTTCTGGCCCGTATGACTATGATATGACTAGCCGTCTCATTGAGCTGGCCAAACAAGATGGAATGGATTACGTCGTCGACATTTATCCCCACTATGGCTCAGATGGCAGTGCAGCATTACGCGGAGGAAACAATATCCGAGCAGCACTGATCGGTCCAGGGGTTCACGCGTCTCATTCCATGGAGCGTACGCATAAGGATGCTGTCCTGAATACGGCACGATTGCTCGCTGCCTACATTACAACCAAGTAA
- a CDS encoding MATE family efflux transporter: protein MNTTSFSQKVKQFLIIFLPIFTTQIALSAMSFFDTNMSGKFSPADLAGVAIGTSLWLPVQTGLSGILIGITPVVSHLLGSKRNDQIGYNVIQALYLGIAVSLLVLGGGALLLGPILNGMPLEPRVAQVAFYFLCALAFGIIPLFGYTVLRSFMDALGQTRTTMFITLVSLPVNIFLNYLLIFGRWGFPQLGGVGAGVATACTYWLIFLISLFFVHRVEPFAQYGIFRQWTRVSLTKWKELLKIGVPIGFATFFETSIFAAVTLMMSRFDTTTIAAHQAALNFASTLYMLPVSICMALTILVGFEAGAGRLKDAKQYSLLGIGGAIGLSLLTAIVLIVFGEQIAGVYSNDREVIALTQHFLIYAIFFQISDAIATPTQGALRGYKDVNPALIITFVAYWIIGLPVGYLTATYTSLGAFGYWIGLIAGLAVGATALLWRLFLVQKQAALRKA from the coding sequence ATGAACACAACAAGCTTTTCCCAAAAAGTGAAGCAATTCCTGATTATATTTTTGCCCATCTTCACCACTCAAATCGCCCTCTCAGCCATGTCGTTCTTCGACACGAATATGTCAGGCAAGTTCTCCCCTGCAGACCTTGCAGGAGTGGCCATCGGCACAAGTCTATGGTTGCCCGTGCAAACTGGACTAAGCGGGATTCTAATCGGCATAACGCCTGTCGTTTCTCATCTGCTAGGTTCCAAACGGAATGATCAGATCGGGTATAACGTCATACAAGCGTTGTATCTAGGTATTGCTGTCAGTCTACTCGTTCTCGGAGGAGGGGCGTTGTTACTTGGCCCTATACTGAACGGAATGCCTCTGGAACCCCGTGTTGCCCAAGTTGCTTTCTATTTCTTGTGTGCACTTGCTTTTGGTATCATTCCGCTCTTCGGATATACGGTACTGCGCAGCTTCATGGATGCTCTTGGTCAGACGCGAACTACGATGTTCATTACGTTGGTCTCCCTGCCCGTTAACATCTTTCTGAATTATCTGCTGATTTTCGGCCGTTGGGGTTTCCCACAATTGGGCGGAGTTGGTGCTGGTGTCGCTACAGCATGTACCTACTGGCTCATCTTTCTTATTAGTCTCTTTTTTGTCCATCGGGTCGAGCCTTTCGCCCAATACGGCATTTTCCGTCAGTGGACCCGTGTATCCTTGACCAAATGGAAAGAGTTACTCAAAATCGGGGTTCCGATTGGATTCGCGACTTTTTTCGAAACATCCATCTTCGCTGCGGTGACCTTAATGATGAGCCGTTTCGACACCACAACAATAGCTGCCCATCAGGCGGCACTGAACTTCGCTTCTACGCTCTACATGTTGCCTGTGAGCATATGTATGGCACTTACGATCCTTGTGGGCTTTGAGGCAGGCGCAGGACGTCTGAAAGACGCCAAGCAATACAGTCTGCTCGGAATTGGTGGAGCCATCGGGCTTTCATTGCTAACAGCCATCGTGTTGATTGTGTTCGGCGAACAGATTGCAGGCGTGTATTCAAATGATCGAGAGGTCATTGCACTCACACAGCATTTCCTCATCTACGCGATCTTCTTTCAAATCTCGGATGCGATTGCTACACCGACCCAAGGAGCATTACGTGGCTACAAAGATGTTAATCCGGCACTGATCATTACGTTCGTAGCGTATTGGATTATTGGTCTGCCTGTAGGTTATCTTACAGCTACGTATACTTCACTCGGCGCCTTTGGATATTGGATCGGACTCATTGCAGGCCTTGCTGTAGGAGCAACTGCGCTTCTCTGGAGACTCTTCCTGGTACAAAAACAAGCCGCACTCCGCAAGGCGTAG